DNA from Sphingomonas sp. R1:
GTGGCGGTCATCGGGCTGATCGGCGAACGCGGCCGCGAAGTGCAGGAATTCATCGAGGACGATCTGGGGCCCGAGGGCATGGCGCGGTCGGTCGTCGTGGTCGCCACGTCCGACGAGCCCGCGCTGATGCGCCGCCAGGCCGCCTGGACCACCCTCGCCGTCGCCGAGCATTTCCGCGACCAGGGACTGAACGTCCTGTGCCTGATGGATTCGGTCACCCGCTTCGCGATGGCGCAACGCGAAATCGGCCTCGCCTCGGGCGAGCCGCCGGCGACCAAGGGCTACACCCCCACCGTCTTTGCCGAACTGCCCCGCCTGCTGGAACGCGCCGGCCCCGGCGCGCCGGGCGCCGGCATGATCACCGGCCTGTTCACCGTCCTCGTCGACGGCGACGACCATAACGAGCCGGTGGCCGACGCGGTCCGCGGCATCCTCGACGGCCACGTGGTGATGCGCCGCGCCATCGCCGAACGCGGCCGCTATCCGGCGATCGACGTGCTGAAATCGGTGTCGCGTACCTTGCCCCATTGCCTGGAGGCCGAGCAGAACGAGGTGCGCCTCGCCGCCCGCAAACTGCTCTCGACCTATGCCGACATGGAAGAGATGGTACGGCTGGGGGCGTACAAGGCAGGATCCTCGCCCGAAGTCGATCGCGCCGTGGCTTTGGCACCGCGCATCGAAGCGCTGCTCAACCAGGGCAAGAACGACCAGGGCCATGCCGAGGCCGCGTTCGCCGAACTCGCCGCCATCCTCTCGGGCGCAGCGGCCGGCGATTCCGGCCATGACGTCGGTCTCGCGGCATGAGGACGCCGCTCGATACCGCCCTGCGCATGCAGCAGCGCACCGTCGACGATCTGAAGGTCGCGATCGGTGCGTCGATCGAGCGCATCGCCGAAATGGAGCAGCAGGCACGCACGCTGGTCGAGCGTATGCGCGAGGAGCGCATGCTTGCACATGCCCTGCCCTTCGCCTCGGATGCGTGGCTCGCCACCGCCAAGCACGCCCAACTCCGGCTCGGTGCGGAAGTATCCGCCGAGCAGGGGCGCCTGCTGCATCTGCGCGAACAGGCGCGCGAGGCCTATGGCACACTGCGCGCGATCGAGAGCGCCGCCGAGCGCTTCCGCGCCGATGCCGAGCGCGAAGCCGAGGCCGCCGAACAGGCGGCGATTGATGACATTGCCGCCGCGCGCTTCCTGCGCGAGCGCAAGCGACTGCCGGTGAAGGCCGCATGATTCATCGTACCGATCTCGCCGCACTCACGCCGGCCCAGCGCGCCAACGTGATCTTCGCCCAGGCGCAGTCCGAACTGTCCACCCGACTCTGGCGTGCCGCGATCGGGGACAACGACCGCGAGGCAGGCAAGAGCCGCTCGCCGCTCGGCCCGGGTTCCGACATGGCGATGGACTCGCTGCTCGAACTGCTCGGCACACAGGCGCCGCGCTCCGCCAAGGGGCGCTGCCAGTGCCAGTGCAGTTGCTCGTGCCACGACGACCCCGAGGACGCGCCCGCGCTGCCAAGGGGCCCGATGACCGGCGAGCGTGCCCGCACCATCGCGTCGCCGCCGGCGGCGATGGCCGCCGCCCCCGCCTCCGGTGCCACCGCCGGCGCCACCTCGGGCGCGCTCGCGCTGGGTGCCAACAGCCGCTACGCCGATGCGCTGGCCGCCGCCGAGGCCCGCAGCGGAATCCCGGCGCCGGCGCTCGCGGCGATCGTCAACGCCGAAGCCGGCAAGGGCAAGGACGGCAGCTGGAACCCCCTGTCCCGCAACCCGCGCTCCAGCGCGGCGGGTCTGGGCCAGTTCCTCAGCGGCACCTGGCAGGGACTGGCTGAGCAGAGCGGCACCTGGCTCAACGACGTTGCCAAGGCGCGCGGCTGGCTCAAGGAA
Protein-coding regions in this window:
- the fliI gene encoding flagellar protein export ATPase FliI, whose product is MQTLASAARAIRDMVPDRRFGRVVAVRGALIEVEGLTGVAQIGSRVEIQSPSGKVEAEVTALDRGVALCLPFVDPQGVGLGAIAELGAGQFTVRPSKAWLGRMINGLGRPVDGQGPLANGADPQPIKASPPAAAGRARVAERIETGVRCLDTFVPLCRGQRLGLFAGSGVGKSVLLSMLARWTQCDVAVIGLIGERGREVQEFIEDDLGPEGMARSVVVVATSDEPALMRRQAAWTTLAVAEHFRDQGLNVLCLMDSVTRFAMAQREIGLASGEPPATKGYTPTVFAELPRLLERAGPGAPGAGMITGLFTVLVDGDDHNEPVADAVRGILDGHVVMRRAIAERGRYPAIDVLKSVSRTLPHCLEAEQNEVRLAARKLLSTYADMEEMVRLGAYKAGSSPEVDRAVALAPRIEALLNQGKNDQGHAEAAFAELAAILSGAAAGDSGHDVGLAA
- a CDS encoding peptidoglycan-binding protein, with amino-acid sequence MIHRTDLAALTPAQRANVIFAQAQSELSTRLWRAAIGDNDREAGKSRSPLGPGSDMAMDSLLELLGTQAPRSAKGRCQCQCSCSCHDDPEDAPALPRGPMTGERARTIASPPAAMAAAPASGATAGATSGALALGANSRYADALAAAEARSGIPAPALAAIVNAEAGKGKDGSWNPLSRNPRSSAAGLGQFLSGTWQGLAEQSGTWLNDVAKARGWLKENGKVDPSRRSELLALRYDPQASILTVADMARNNLHKLESSGLNVRADSETLAKAAYLSHHLGLGDARKFLGGGIDAGRARHLLAAQIGGAAAEQRIASAGDATRAHRQWLLEFIDRHVQPEKFSA